Genomic segment of Dromiciops gliroides isolate mDroGli1 chromosome 3, mDroGli1.pri, whole genome shotgun sequence:
AAAACTGCGAATTCTTTCCATAGCTGCAGAAGAGCCACTGTACCTCAAGAAACTACCTTTGTGATTGATATCTTGCTCCAATGTGGAGAGTGTAAAATCACCATTAAGGATATAGGTACCATCAGCAGCTTTGATAGCAAGGAAACTTCCATTATTTCTGGAACCCCTTGGATTCCGTTGCTTCACTTCAATATTAGTTGCTCCAGCTGGAATAGTGACAATATCATGATAGCCAGGTCTACGGGAAAGAAAAGTACAGCTCTTGAGTCCTTCTATGGCCATATTAGTCAGCCCATTAACTGGTACCCTTTAtgattaattttcttcttcttcttcttttttttttttttgcagggcaatgggggttaagtgacttgcccaggctcacacagctagtaaatgtcaagtgtctgaggccggatttgaactcaggtcctcctaaatccagggccagtgctttatccacttcgccacctagccacccctatgaTTAATTTTCATGGGGTTTAGAACAAtcattgaaaatgtaaaaaggaagtttttttaaaaaaccctcaaattAACTCATGGTCCATTGGAAAGAATATTgacagaggacctgggctcaaattctacctttgataCCTATTCCTTACTTAACTTTCTaggttttctttccttatttatagAACAAAAAGTGCTTTCTAGCTCTCTATCTATGATAATAATAAGTCTACTCTTTGGAAAGGAACCAAATACATGCTCTCACACTTACTTTGCATGGGTAACTGAGCCAGAGACTTTCTTGCATGTAGATCCGTTCCCTCCACAGACACCACATTTGTCAAACTTCTTTTTGGAATCTATCAAACGATCACAACCAGCTTTTACACATTGTCCTTGCACACAAACGGAGGTAGAATCTGGGCTACAGGGAGTACCATCCACAACCTTGAACAAAATATGAGGGTAGCAATTTATTCAAAAAACAGCCTTCCATTGTTACCACATACACACAGGATAAAAATCATGCTATGTTAATGAGGAAGTTTTCCCTATTAGCATCTCTAATTTGCAAATGTTTTCACTGCCTGCAGTGCTAAAGAACTTTAATGAGGTAAGCAAATGACAGGGCTGTAATTTTTAACTGCATCAAATTAAATTTCTAGTTCAAAGGAAGAAGTTTAATTTCTTTCCTGACAACAACATTTCTGAACGAGGTCACAACATAAATAGAGAAGCTTTGATTCGTTCAAAATGTGTGCTAAAAACAAGATATTCAAATGTTTGTACTTTtatcctactcaataaactgaaGGGACTGCTTTTAGCCTTAATGAAAAATACTGAAGACTATCAACAAAAGTTTTAAGAACTAAGTAAACAGTGTTCAACTATTCACTAGAGGCTGTACAATATGTAATTAAATTGCAATAATTTGAGCCCTAGGTACTATTCTGTGATAATCTAAAGTAATTTTTTGtccaatttttgtttgtttgtttggtttggtttggcaatgagggttaagtgacttgaccagggtcacacaactagtaagtttctagtgtctgaggtcggatttgtactcaggtcctcctgaatccagggcctgtgctttatgcactgtgccacccagctgcttcgactaatatattttttgttggtttttttgcggggcaataggggttaagtgacttgcccagggtcacacagctaataagtgttaagtgtctgaggctggatttgaactcgggtactcctgactccagggccagcgctttaaccactgcgccatctagctgccccccccgaCTAATATGTTTTTGATGTATATAACTCATTGAAATCAACTATAGGAATAAAAAATGCATAAATTGAACATCTGTCAaagttgaataaaatataaaaacgaAAAGCAGTCAACTGCAATTCCATTTTGCCTTACATCACTTACCATCTGGACAAATCACTGcacctctttgggccttagttttctcaagtgtaaaataaaGGTTTGACTAAATGGCTGTTATGGTCCTTTTgatgtctaaatctatgattttatgatccaaGGAGGGTGGGAAGCACCAATTTCAAAGTAAATTTATATTGATcagataaattaaagaaaaagtgtCATGAAAAGTATGTTGTATAaaaaagctagaagggatttttttttaaataaaaaaaaagagacttaaaCTACCTTGGGCTGCAGAACAAAGAAATAACCAATGCTTTTAGCTTGACAAATGAGTTTACATCTGTCCTTTGGTGACACTCCAGCATATTTAGGTATCCATTCTACAACAGGTCCATTTCCAAACGGAGCTTTGGAAAAGTCATTATGAGCTTCACACTGTTCTTCTCTGAAGGTTTTTCCTACAAACAGAATTAACAAATATCAGATCAGAATCTTCTAATACCTCTTTTCACTTCAATCATTTTAAGTCTGTGGCTACTCACCATCATTATCTGGACAGTCCTCAATATTACATGACCTATATCTCACTCGTTTGCCTTCAcaatattttcctccattcctaGGCACTGGGTTGTCACATTCCCTAATCGTATACTGTATTCCTCCACCACAGGTCCTAGAACAGTCTCCCCAGGGTCCCCAGGGTCCCCAGCTTCCATGAATAGGAGCctaaagaggaaaacaaaggacTCTATTTAGTACATGTAATATTCAATTATGGGAAGAAAACTACCAAAGGAACATTTTGAGATAAATCTAGCAAAAACTGATAAGCTCCTTAGCAAGATTTTTAATATCAATTaacactaattaattaattagattgATTAGTTAATTTTAATACATATTCATAATGTAATATCaatttaacctcagtttcatcttttaaacagtgctttgtaaatgatGGGATATGCTATTTCAATAGTTCAGTGGTAATACTCACAAAGAAATACTTATTGTCAGTCTTGTTCACACACTTGCCATTGATACACCATTTCCCTTCTCCACAATTGGTGCCATCTGCCCAAGGGAAGTGTTTGGTTTGGCACACAAGTATTCCATCAGAAGTGCCAGTACACCACAAAGTTGTACATGTGCTTGCCGTATCTGGACAGTGTTTGGAGTCATCGCCAAATGTAAATTGGCACTGCCGGTTGGCATCATACAAGGTCCCAGGGAGATCAGAGGGAAGCTGTATGGGCTTGGGGGGCTTGTCCATTAAACATTCCCCTATAAATCAAAAGAATTGACAAATCCTatttaataacaaacatttactaaaattGCTGTAAGAAGtagattttaagcatttttttaatttaacaaaataatgcaTATAGTATAATTAGAGAATATAATGAACTTGTTCATCAGTAGACCTAGGTTAAGTCCTATCACTTAAAAGCAGTGTGATGTCACAAAAATTCCTTAACTTTGttgaacctcaattttcttatttataaaatcaaatgagataatgcaaataaaatgctttataagtcTTAAAACAATACATGAATTTCAGGTATTATGATCATTGTGatacatataaaatgctttgaaaaatataaaaacattgtATAAATACCATTTTTTAGAATAGGATGTGGCCCTGTGATTTTAGCAACATGGGCAACTCCTGAGTGAGGAAACTTGAAAACCTCTACCAATGAATATCACCACCTTTTCTACAACCTATAATCAGATAGTtgcctagaggttaagtgacttgcccctgatCACATATCCAGTATGTTAATCTAGTTCTTGGTTTGAGTATAAtgttcaggcaactctctaagactcacTCACTAAAACATAGATGCGTTCTAACTTTTGTTCACAGAGATAATAACCACAATTTGaaaaacacaggggcagctaagtggtgcagtggatagagaaccggccctggatttaggaggacctgagttcaaatttggcctcagacacttaacacttactagctgtgtgactttgggcaagtcacttaaccccaattgcctcaccaaaaaaaacccaacaaaaaacaaaaaatgaaaaccacaGACCCATGACACTGATGTATTATTCTGCCAAAGCATATTTCATGAATTATATTATCTGCAACTACTTTTCAGTTTGAAATTATTCTGACAATTTGGGGGTCCACTCAGACACAATATTATAGCTAAAAATAGGATAAAgtatcagaaaaataaatcaaattttcaaaaaaacaCCTAAAATAGACTCTTTAACCAGAAGCTTAAAAGAGTACATTAGAATATAGTACTGAATTAGGACTCACCATGACCATTATCCAAAAATGATGTAATCATGTAAGCACTACAGGGAGACCAAGGTTGGCTTCTATCCAAATTGGAAAGCATTGAAGTCATAATGTGGGAATCCCAGTTTATACCATTGATACTGGCACACTGCTTTGCATCATCATGAGGCATATTAAACACATGACCTAAGAAACAACCCCAGATTTACCATTTAGTGTTCATATTTTGCAATATCTACCAAACATAGACACATGTGTAATCCCAGCTTCATTAGTGTGTTCCACAGAGATTACAGAGGTCTGCTACTTTATGTTTAAGAGAGATTGGAATCTGGTAAAGCTGAAGTTTAGCTGTCATTCTTGGATGAGTTTCTGAAAAGATTAGGAGTTTAACTCATTCTGAGGAGTTTCCAACTCATAGTTGAAGAGAAACTGAATGaatttcagagagaaagagaatgaagagagagagtagagagttagagacagagatagatgatCAAACGTATGGGGAAAGAGGcttctccattttatttaatatttaatatctaCTAAACTAAGGTTGGGGAGATGTTGCAATTTTAGTAATTTATGAGGAAATACATTCTCGTTAATCATCTTAGGGTCCAGTGTGAGGCTGAATAAGGAAAATGTAGTTAGCGGCAGGTAGAAAGAACCACCCACCCATCATAGGGTAGATGTGGGTTGTATCCTAAAGCTGTTACACATGATATTACTATTTGAAGTTCAACAGAATTCCTCAATTTTGTGACTTCAAAGGAAACTTTTAAGTGGCTGTATTTGataatgcaaaataatttacatatatcaATGATTCAAATAGTCTtatttaagaatgaaataaaaatgggcTCTTTTGATACTTTGAAGGTACCTTCAATTATATACTACCGATTTAAATGGCAAGTTTTATTATATATCAGTATTCTCAAACTTGTGTATTTGTCTATCAGCTTTAATAAGTGAATTGGACCTAAACTTTACTCTAAATTTTACTTACCTAATTCATGGGCCATTGTGAAAGCAGCTTGTAAACCATCATCTTCTATGATGGAACAACTTCGGTTCGGATCACACACTGTTCCAACATCAGCCATCCCAAGGGTATCACATGTCTGGGCACCACAAAGGTTCTGGGAAGAAGAAagcaattttattattaattctgaACAGAGAATTAATCTTGGAAGATCTTTAGTAGGTTGGCTTTACTTATGTATTCATTGATATTTAAATAGCAAATCTTTCCTTGGCAGCTGGGAGATAAAGTCTACACATGGCTAAGTTATTTAGAACCTTtcccaattattttaaaatagaattatgagacaaaaaattttaaagtagaaCATAGCAGGCAAGagttgaaaaatttttaaaaagatatgtcttttttaaagttttatttcaaGTTAACATAGTCCttcactttcttctccctcccctgcctcctcaCCTGTCTGGTAAAAAGAATTGCCGTGTCATAATGTTCTGCATCTCTGTCACTGGGTGGATTGTGCTGTTTTTGCCAGCTGCAGAAATTTCTCAGAGTAAGGGCAGCATTGGAGGTCACATCAGGCCCCTTCTGTTCTTCATAGATGATTAAAATCTTCACCACCACCAGGCTAATTGAATTTCTAATACTGGGATGTTTGTACAACTTGGATGCAACAGAGAACAGAGTCAGGAGGTAGTGCTTTAGACCATTGCCATGGTACTCTGCCATGGTCTGATCTGCTACAAGCATGGTTTCCACATAGCGAGGGCTAGAcacaaaccttttttttcttgtgtttccaGTTCCTGtattaaaataagaaagataatCTGTCCATAACACTAGCCAAGAAGTCACCTTGTAAGAATATATCAATTGTAATCActcaaatcaattttaaaaatatatacctcAAATAACAAAAATTCTTCATACTCATATTTCATTGGAAGTCTTTTTAGTTTTAatctttgttttgaaaaaaaaaatgccaagtgCTACCCAGTGGAAATAGTACTTTTCTGTGTAAGGGCTCTACAAAACAGGGCAGTACTAACAAAATACTACCTAATAAGTCACTTTTGCTACTGCTGATTGTTCTCATGATAAACCCTTAGCCAATAGTATTCTTCTGAGTCACTCTTTCATAGGATAGAAATAAATTCTTGAATGAGATCATTGAATTTCATGTGTAAAGTAGAGTACTagacttttcctttccttttttttttttttttgagtactAGATTCTTTTAGGCTTTTTTCAAAGGTCAATACTGTAGGTGTGAATCTACAGACTGAAAAGCTCCTCTATAGCTGATGGAGTCTGTGTGACATTTGTGCCAAAGGCAGCATATAAAATCATTCTACTTTGTAggctgttatttatttattttttttgcgcaCACTAGGGAAACAAGTGTTTGACATGCAAAATTCCTAGTTAGAAAACCACCTTCGAATCATTTCCCTGACTTAGGAGCAATCTTAAATGTGGCTAGTTTTGGTGGGCGGTTTTGCCACAAAGCTTCTGAGGTCTCCATCAAGGAGATCTCCAgcctttctcttttcatctctctattccagtatctttccctttttaaaagaaaaaaacagcagtgaggcaaaaatacaagaaaatgtggTAAGGCCACTGACAAAACTCAAGAACACAATCCTTTTTAATTAGAGCTCCCTCCAATAGTCCCTCCAAGCCTGAGACTCTCTTGGTGAAACAGGTTCTATCTAAGGGGATGAAAAACAGTGAATGAGGAAgccataataaaataaaattatattagcaAGAATGAAAACCAGAGGATAATTggggggaaagaattttttaaaattcataataaaaaggaATACATGGAGCAGataaatcaagaaaaaagaaagtacaatTGACAGAAAAGTTGACAATAAAGGAGTTTAGGTCAAACATTGGCAACAAAAaaggtggaaaaaaagaaagggggataaAATAAGCTACAAAAGAGAAATGGCTGTTGTAGGGTTACTATAGTGAAAAGgagtagaaggaaagaagggagaagacagAGTTTGAGCAAATGCACAAAAGGGAGACTTGCCTCAGGTAAGGAGGTGTAACACACTCtgtaataaaaatactaaaagtagaagttagaaaacaaaaaacaaggctGCGGTAGCACAGTGGGCAACCATTCCTAGAAGAGTAAATGGGGgtgaggagtgggggaggaggtaCACACCTCACTACCACCCAAACCAAATCTCCTTGCCCTTCCCCTTAGAAATCAggaatgtgtgtgtatgcgtgcgtGTGTAtaatatacgtatatgtatatgtatatgtgtgtggagagagaggggagagagagagagagagagagagagagagagagagagagagagagagagagagagagagagagagagagagagagattttgattGATTCTTATGAGGCAAAGGAAAACGACGAAAGTGAAGCGGAGACAAAACTAAACATGGCAAAAAGCAAAAAGACCCTgggcaaagaaagaagggaagggaaaaatcgtggggatgggggtggggagagaaatccCCGCCCTTCCTTCCTGCCACACTACTAAAGCAGGAAGGAGTTCAGGTTATGAAACTGTCTCTATCTCCTTCCCTCACTTTTCGTCCCGTGGGTCCCCCAGGCATCGGTGTCCTAGgattatgtcatttttttctccctgtacCCATTTCTGGGTTTCCAGTGGGTATGAAGATGCTAATcttcactaagcatttattaaatggaacGGACTTCATTGGTCGCAGATCAGTGTCTGTGTGCACGAATATGTGCTGAGGCCTATGAAACATTCCTATTAAACTTgttgcatatgcacatatataggcATGTGTGCGCGCAGTAGATGGGGCACCTTCCACACTGAGTGGAAGCAAAGCTATAGGGGAAATAAGGAAcacagggagaggaaagaagagtccGGCTCTCCTGGGTCCTATACCAACCTGTTAGAGGTCCTAAGCGTTGCTTCCACTCCTCTATTTGCTGCCTCTGCTCCTCCACTGGTTCGGCCTCTCTTTGTTGGAAGTTCTGGTCAATTACTCCGCACTTGGCGCCGCTTTGGCTCTTCAGCCTCCGACTGAGGAGGTGAAGTTGCTGCTCTGGCTGCGCCTCGtttggggaggaaaagggggagaagcGGATTTCGTTGGTGGCTGGCGGCTGTATGAAATATTCTTCTCCCTGCAGGTAAAACGCCCCACGGAT
This window contains:
- the ADAMTS1 gene encoding A disintegrin and metalloproteinase with thrombospondin motifs 1, whose amino-acid sequence is MGAVAWPLEKERSLPILMEASLVVVAMVFLTMPGVRCRPVEEDEELVLPVLMDSPEPGKKLYRLDAFGKRLSLELHPDSSFLAQGFTLQYLGSKPEEEQHSFIPTNELSLCFYSGTVNGDPYSAAALSLCAGIRGAFYLQGEEYFIQPPATNEIRFSPFSSPNEAQPEQQLHLLSRRLKSQSGAKCGVIDQNFQQREAEPVEEQRQQIEEWKQRLGPLTGTGNTRKKRFVSSPRYVETMLVADQTMAEYHGNGLKHYLLTLFSVASKLYKHPSIRNSISLVVVKILIIYEEQKGPDVTSNAALTLRNFCSWQKQHNPPSDRDAEHYDTAILFTRQNLCGAQTCDTLGMADVGTVCDPNRSCSIIEDDGLQAAFTMAHELGHVFNMPHDDAKQCASINGINWDSHIMTSMLSNLDRSQPWSPCSAYMITSFLDNGHGECLMDKPPKPIQLPSDLPGTLYDANRQCQFTFGDDSKHCPDTASTCTTLWCTGTSDGILVCQTKHFPWADGTNCGEGKWCINGKCVNKTDNKYFFAPIHGSWGPWGPWGDCSRTCGGGIQYTIRECDNPVPRNGGKYCEGKRVRYRSCNIEDCPDNDGKTFREEQCEAHNDFSKAPFGNGPVVEWIPKYAGVSPKDRCKLICQAKSIGYFFVLQPKVVDGTPCSPDSTSVCVQGQCVKAGCDRLIDSKKKFDKCGVCGGNGSTCKKVSGSVTHAKPGYHDIVTIPAGATNIEVKQRNPRGSRNNGSFLAIKAADGTYILNGDFTLSTLEQDINHKGSFLRYSGSSAAMERIRSFSPLKEPLTIQVLTVGNFLRPKIKYTYFVKKKKESFNAIPIFSEWVIEEWGECSKSCGLGWQRRSVECKDINGQLASECAKELKPENTRPCANIPCPQWQLGEWSPCSKTCGKGYKKRTLKCLSHDGGMLSQESCDPLKKPRNYIEICTITNCN